The Solea senegalensis isolate Sse05_10M unplaced genomic scaffold, IFAPA_SoseM_1 scf7180000015002, whole genome shotgun sequence sequence TTACATTGTTTTCTAAATTCAGAAAGTaactctgcttttcttttttttccagaatatgGACTCTGCTGCAAGACTGAAGTTGGCACAGGACACAAAACTCCAAAAGCCTGAAGTGAAAGTGAGTGATGTTATTGTCTTGTCTGAATAATTGCTGTTGAAACTAAAATGTTGTGTTCTtgagtagagctgcaactaacgattactttctcgattaatcaagtacttgttctgtaaaatttcagaaaatgttgaaaaatatttatcagtgtttctcaaaccttgaAGTtatgttctgaaatgtcttgttttgtccacaaaccagaaaatatttacatttaagaagctgaaaaaacaaagtTGCTGGTataattgggaaaaaaaaacccacttgaACCTGTTTATCAATTATCTATCATTATATCTATGCAGCCTAGACCACCCTGTGAGAACCTTGACCTGGGTAATGTAGCCAAAAAGGTTATCATAAAAAAGCCCTTCTCTATTCTAAATTAAAAATTGATTTAAAGTAGccagtttattgttttttgacaAAACACCTACTCACTTATCTGTGGTAAAACGttcataatattgtgatatctCAATGTAATTATGTGGGGCTGTCTTTTGATTGCAGTCCAGCAGGGAAGGACCAAAGCGGGTTCCTGTGTCACAACACTCTCAGATGGCTGTAGTTACACCAACGCCACACCAACGGGTCCTGGGTGTGTCAAATGGACCTCTGCGCATTCAGCGGCCTGTGAGCCACCAGAAACCACCATCTCATGTCTCTGTTGCCAACAAGTCCACTCTGCCATCCGATCAGAATTTGAACCCCATGACTCAAAATGTAAATCCCGCACCTCAGCCTAAACCTGGTTCTCAGCAAAACCAGACTAGAATTAATACAGCTACAGTGAAGGAGACTGTTAAACCACCAACAGAAACAGCAAAGCCGGAGAAGCACCAGAGTAAGAACAGCATGAGCATAGACAGACTAGTCAatagcatatgtgtgtgttttttgaatcCTAAAATATTTTACCCCCTTTTTGTTAGACAAACCTACCAAGAATGATGCTGTAGATGCTGCAGGATCAAAGTATGTTCAAGTGTGattcactatatatatatttttttcacattgttGATTAGATTACAAATGATGTTGCTTTTGTGTGTAATTATGCATATTACTGCTCAACAGGAAGCGATGGAGCCTAGAAAATTTTGACATTGGCCGTCCCTTGGGAAAGGGTAAATTTGGCAATGTCTACCTGGCGAGAGAGCGACAAAGTAAGTTCATCTTGGCCCTGAAGGTGCTCTTCAAGAAACAGCTGGAGAAGGCCGGGGTGGAACACCAGCTGAGGAGAGAAGTGGAGATCCAGTCTCACCTCAGGTAAATTGTTTTTCACCTCGTGTGATGTTACATTAAAGCTGAACTGTGACTGTATTTTGATTTGTCAGAGGTTGAAATTTATGATATTTGATTGCTGTAGGTTGCTGTGGTACTAGTGTTTCAGTGTTCAGACCCTAGATTAAGACAAGGCAGATGCATAAATTgcagtaataaataaattgtaatgATGCCAGTATTGTGGCTTTAGTTCCTAATTGGAATTGATTTGTTATCAATGACACTGTTTTGACTTGAGAAAATCATTTGAAGTGGGCAAACCCAATCCAATGATCAGAGTTTAAGAGTGAAGAGTGGAAATAGGGTTGATATAGAAGGAGTTTGAataacagcagctgctgcttacTAGAAGAGAACTTGTGAATAGTAATCtgattatttaaacaaacaagcagTTACAATAAAAAGTGTTTGGCATAATATTCCCTTTTTAAGAAATGTATGCAGTGTAAACATGGTGGCTTGGTCATGTTTGATAAATGTGTTCTCCTGTTGTGCACAGCTCTGATGGACTCCCATAATATCCAAGCCGTGTTATATGTAGAAACCACCACTTGTGAATTCTAGTTCTGCTCCACTCGGCTGTGCCACAGGCTGCTTAGTCGAGAGCAAAGCTAATGTGttacttgaaaaaaaaatctaatttgtaaTGCAGTTGTTGTTCCTGccagtgtttgctttttaaacCATGGTTGGATATTTCAACACAATTTCTCTACTATTCTGACATTCTGCAGGCACCCCAATATCTTGCGCCTCTATGGTTACTTCCATGACACCTCTCGTGTGTATCTCATCCTTGAGTTTGCACCGCGGGGAGAACTCTACGGTGAGCTGCAGCGCTGTGGAAGTTTTCCTGAGGACAGAAGTGCAACAGTAAGTGTGCCAGAATAgtcttgaattttttttgtcatatagACAATATATCTCCATGTATAATTATCTTTAAAAGTAGAATATATGTTTTAAAGTCTGTTGTCtatggaaagttttttttttaaatggaggaTGCTTTCAAGCATTTCACTTATCATAGTTCTTCATATGTTGTTCTAGTACATCATGGAGCTGGCCGATGCCCTCAACTATTGCCACTCCAAGAAGGTGATCCACCGAGATATCAAACCAGAAAACCTTTTACTCGGGGCAAACGGCGAGCTAAAGATTGCTGATTTTGG is a genomic window containing:
- the aurka gene encoding aurora kinase A, yielding MDSAARLKLAQDTKLQKPEVKSSREGPKRVPVSQHSQMAVVTPTPHQRVLGVSNGPLRIQRPVSHQKPPSHVSVANKSTLPSDQNLNPMTQNVNPAPQPKPGSQQNQTRINTATVKETVKPPTETAKPEKHQNKPTKNDAVDAAGSKKRWSLENFDIGRPLGKGKFGNVYLARERQSKFILALKVLFKKQLEKAGVEHQLRREVEIQSHLRHPNILRLYGYFHDTSRVYLILEFAPRGELYGELQRCGSFPEDRSATYIMELADALNYCHSKKVIHRDIKPENLLLGANGELKIADFGWSVHTPSSRRSTLCGTLDYLPPEMIEGKTHDEKVDLWSLGVLCYEFLVGSPPFEAKTHEDTYRRISRVEYTYPAQSNFSAGAKHLVAQLLKHNPMQRLPIQGVLSHPWVVEYSTKKPTTLNPEESS